In Aspergillus luchuensis IFO 4308 DNA, chromosome 1, nearly complete sequence, the following are encoded in one genomic region:
- a CDS encoding putative MFS transporter (COG:G;~EggNog:ENOG410QEIP;~InterPro:IPR020846,IPR011701,IPR036259;~PFAM:PF07690;~SMCOG1106:major facilitator transporter;~TransMembrane:10 (i106-123o177-195i202-225o237-258i270-292o383-406i413-432o438-454i475-496o511-529i);~antiSMASH:Cluster_1.19;~go_function: GO:0022857 - transmembrane transporter activity [Evidence IEA];~go_process: GO:0055085 - transmembrane transport [Evidence IEA]), whose amino-acid sequence MERNSSKAASSLDRDHQVDRSQDLKDGSYVNLAEPDDSPGSDAVLTSLFRRTKKHDPDAIATTRSVFDDPSLAPFYQPHPKYENLHRFDPSARWTYREENKVRRKTDWSILLWILVMFFGLNLDRGNLSNANSDNLLGDLNLTTNDYNNAQNMYRVGFLIAEIPSQMLGKAIGPDRWIPVQIILWSFASGGQFFMHNRAGFFACRFFIGLFMGGFIPDSILYLSYFYTKAEMPFRLALFWFTDSISGVIASFIAYGVLHMRGVDGREGWRWLFLIEALISFVIGCLSFLFLVPGPTQTRTWWNPKGIFSEREETIIVNRVLRDDPSKGDMHNRQALSLGMLWKSLKDYDLWPIYIIGIMFEIPTSPPKSYLTLSLKAIGFSTFQTTLLSIPVTVFAAINLVLVALLSEFWGQISIVCLLTQLWSLPLLIVLYTSAGSLSNWGLYAVSFILLGWPNPQAAQVSWCSRLSNSVRTRAVGAAVFNIMIQLSGIASSNIYRSDDKPLYRRGNRQLIAINVATIVMYALAKFYYVSRNRWKKAQWDKMTAQEKATYLETTTDEGNKRLDFYFDS is encoded by the coding sequence ATGGAGCGAAATTCCTCCAAAGCTGCGTCTTCTCTGGATCGCGATCATCAAGTTGACAGAAGCCAAGACTTGAAAGATGGAAGCTACGTGAACCTTGCCGAGCCGGATGATTCCCCTGGCTCCGATGCAGTCCTTACTTCTCTCTTCCGTCGGACCAAGAAACACGACCCCGATGCCATCGCGACCACTAGAAGTGTATTCGACGACCCTTCCCTCGCACCTTTCTACCAGCCCCATCCAAAATATGAGAATCTTCATCGCTTCGATCCCAGCGCACGGTGGACCTATCGTGAGGAGAACAAAGTCCGACGTAAAACAGACTGGTCAATTCTTCTCTGGATCCTGGTTATGTTCTTCGGGTTGAACCTCGATCGAGGCAACCTGAGCAACGCCAACTCCGACAACCTTCTCGGCGATCTAAACCTAACTACGAACGACTACAACAATGCGCAGAACATGTACCGCGTAGGATTTCTAATTGCAGAAATCCCTTCGCAGATGCTCGGAAAAGCAATCGGTCCTGATCGGTGGATTCCCGTTCAAATCATCCTGTGGAGCTTTGCATCCGGAGGACAATTCTTCATGCACAACCGAGCGGGATTCTTCGCGTGTCGATTCTTCATAGGGCTGTTCATGGGGGGCTTTATCCCCGATTCCATCTTGTACTTGTCCTATTTCTATACAAAGGCGGAGATGCCGTTCCGCCTGGCACTGTTCTGGTTCACTGATTCGATATCGGGTGTCATCGCATCTTTCATTGCGTACGGTGTCTTGCATATGCGCGGAGTTGACGGGCgagaaggatggagatggcttTTCCTAATCGAAGCGCTGATCAGTTTCGTGATCGGCTGTTTAAGCTTCTTGTTTCTGGTCCCTGGACCCACTCAGACCAGAACGTGGTGGAACCCGAAAGGAATCTTctcagaaagagaagagaccatcatcgtcaacagAGTGCTGCGCGATGACCCATCCAAGGGCGACATGCACAATCGCCAAGCATTGTCCCTGGGGATGTTGTGGAAGAGTCTGAAAGACTACGATCTCTGGCCGATATATATCATCGGGATCATGTTCGAAATCCCGACTTCACCTCCGAAGTCTTATCTGACCTTATCGCTAAAGGCGATCGGCTTTTCCACATTCCAGACGACCCTTTTGTCCATTCCAGTGACTGTCTTTGCCGCTATCAACCTTGTACTTGTCGCGCTCTTATCAGAGTTCTGGGGCCAAATCTCAATTGTTTGCCTCCTGACACAACTGTGGTCCCTTCCACTCCTCATTGTCCTCTATACATCTGCTGGAAGCCTTTCCAATTGGGGGCTCTATGCCGTCTCGTTCATTCTACTGGGTTGGCCGAATCCACAAGCTGCCCAGGTGAGTTGGTGTTCACGGTTGAGTAACAGTGTCAGAACCAGAGCGGTCGGTGCAGCGGTCTTTAACATCATGATTCAACTGTCTGGAATTGCCTCTTCCAACATTTACCGATCGGATGATAAGCCTCTATATCGCCGTGGAAATAGACAGCTGATTGCGATCAATGTTGCCACTATTGTCATGTACGCGTTGGCCAAGTTTTATTATGTGTCTCGGAACCGTTGGAAGAAGGCTCAGTGGGACAAGATGACGGCCCAGGAGAAGGCGACTTACTTGGAGACAACCACGGACGAGGGGAATAAGCGACTTGACTTTTATTTCGATAGTTGA
- a CDS encoding uncharacterized protein (COG:S;~EggNog:ENOG410PH7P;~InterPro:IPR000743,IPR012334,IPR011050;~antiSMASH:Cluster_1.19;~go_function: GO:0004650 - polygalacturonase activity [Evidence IEA];~go_process: GO:0005975 - carbohydrate metabolic process [Evidence IEA]) — protein MLWSRTWFATKQAPVFQLAVSTYLRKYPTLWVSSVEARNISIIQGNNIAFIKTYPGGSGYVRDVTFENFRSLNSLYGLDINQYWQNTWEPDTGSVTLSNLVFKNFSGSVADGALRPPLYLFASDLTFATNVTVEEFSVWTETGTTVVNKISNIFGTGDDSYGENDGIQTLQSGESPYTYTSTYTITASPTNWQAPSTPTWALPSTGYGTASPIPVYTPAPLWRPGGIDYNLHYWGSF, from the exons atgCTTTGGTCGAGAACCTGGTTTGCAACCAAGCAGGCTCCGGTGTTTCAATTGGCAGTCTCAACGTATCTGCGGAAATATCCAACATTGTGGGTCTCATCAGTT GAAGCTCGCAATATCAGCATTATCCAGGGCAACAACATCGCATTCATCAAGACGTATCCTGGAGGATCTGGTTACGTTAGAGATGTCACATTTGAAAACTTCCGGTCCCTGAACAGCCTGTACGGATTGGACATCAACCAATACTGGCAAAACACTTGGGAGCCTGACACCGGTTCCGTGACATTGAGCAACCTTGTTTTCAAGAACTTTTCAG GATCGGTTGCCGATGGAGCACTCCGCCCACCATTGTATCTGTTTGCCAGTGACTTGACCTTTGCAACAAACGTCACCGTGGAGGAATTCTCTGTATGGACTGAGACTGGTACAACAGTCGTGAATAAGATCAGCAATATCTTTGGCACTGGAGATGACAGCTATGGAGAAAATGACGGCATTCAAACTCTGCAATCTGGAGAGTCGCCGTATACATACACTAGCACCTATACTATTACGGCTTCTCCGACCAATTGGCAAGctccatcaaccccaacatgGGCCTTACCGAGCACTGGATATGGAA CGGCGTCACCCATCCCGGTCTATACTCCTGCACCCCTTTGGCGTCCTGGTGGAATAGACTACAATCTTCATTACTGGGGAAGCTTTTAG
- a CDS encoding uncharacterized protein (COG:S;~EggNog:ENOG410PH7P;~InterPro:IPR012334,IPR011050;~SECRETED:SignalP(1-18);~antiSMASH:Cluster_1.19) codes for MRLPSLIPLSLLAGLTAGQLIGPVGPTTNLEDKTIECNILDYGGVADNQTDVAASIEATFGECVLNNPKSRLVIPEGNYLIKRSVVLSNGTNWAFQLDGLITTAYGGNWTVDRELILQGFAGEQIINSTINGEGDGKFLLDVLVIVNAVDFEFYSSNGLGAFQGQGYIYRNLENTDRPRLVRLISPTNASVHDLILVDSPKFHIVFDFAVNLEAYHLTIRGANLGSYDGIDAIGTNYYIHDSEASRKSISP; via the exons ATGCGTTTACCCTCCTTAATTCCCCTCTCCCTGCTAGCTGGCCTCACGGCTGGTCAGCTCATTGGCCCGGTCGGTCCAACAACCAATCTTGAAGACAAGACCATTGAGTGCAACATCCTAGATtatggtggtgttgccgATAATCAGACCGATGTTGCAGCATCCATTGAAGCCACTTTCGGCGAATGTGTGCTGAACAACCCCAAAAGTCGTCTTGTTATCCCCGAAGGCAACTATCTGATCAAGCGAAGTGTTGTTTTGAGTAATGGAACCAATTGGGCATTCCAGCTTGACGGTCTGATCACCACGGCATATGGTGGAAACTGGACAGTCGACCGTGAGTTGATACTCCAAGGGTTTGCTGGAGAGCAAATAATAAACTCTACTATCAACGGCGAGGGTGACGGAAAATTCTTACTAGATGTGCTCGTCATTGTGAACG CTGTCGATTTCGAATTCTATTCTTCCAACGGGCTTGGTGCATTTCAAGGACAAGGATATATCTATCGAAACTTGGAAAA TACCGACCGCCCTCGACTTGTGAGGCTTATTTCGCCCACGAATGCCTCTGTGCATGATTTGATCCTTGTGGATAGTCCCAAGTTCCACATCGTCTTTGATTTCGCTGTGAACTTGGAGGCATACCACCTTACCATCCGCGGTGCTAATCTAGGAAGCTACGATGGGATTGATGCCATCGGCACCAACTATTACATCCACGATAGCGAGGCAAGTAGAAAGTCCATATCTCCATGA